AAACTTTAATTTTGATGAAACATTTGTTGTTGTTACAGAGTTTGATAAAGAACCAATTGCATAACTGGTAAAATCTTGTGCTTGCTTTTTATTTTGCTCGTTATAATTTACTCCAATATTTCATATTGCACTTGAAAGACTTCTAACGGCTTGTCCAGTATAGAAATTCATTCTGTCAGAAGTTCCTTGTCTAGCGGCAAGATCAATAAATTCAGCACCTTCTAATAGCAATTTTTTAGCATTTACAATTTCAGGTGTGTGTTCAACATAATTTAAAAAATTATAAGCTTGACTAACTGCTGGATAAGCAAGTTTTATAAAAGTTAATTTTGATGAAACATTTGTTGAAGTTATAGAATTTGATAAAGAATTAATTGCATACTCAATAAAATCTAGTGCTTGCTTTTTATTTTCATCTCTATAATTTTCACTTGATAAAACATTATTTTCATTTGTCTCTAAAATTGGCATCACTGCTGATGTTCCAAAAGTTAAAGACCCCATTAAACAAAGTAATTTTATCATTTAAGTTTTTCCTCTCTTTTAGCAACCCATACACTAATGTTGAATTAACATTATTGCTATACTAATAATTATATTTTATATTTATGGATTTAGCAATTTTATAAAACGTTTGAGACACTTTAAAAACCTCATTTTATGCCCCAATTAAAAAAAATTCAAAATAATATAAATGATTGATTTAATTGAATAAAAACACCAAAAAATGGTGTTTTTAAATATAGTTTAAAAGTTTAACATTAGCGATTATCGATAATAAAAAAGTACTTTTTGAAGCAATTATAATATCTTGTTCTCTTTTAAAACTTTGGAGCAATGCTTTTTTATCCAACAGATCCTTCCATATCCATTTTAATAAGTTGATTTAATTCAACTGCATATTCTAAAGGAAGTTCTTTTGTAAAGGGTTCTAGGAATCCCATAACTATAATTTCTAAAGCTTCTTGTTCATCTAAGCCCCTACTCATTAAGTAAAATAATTGTTCTTCACTAACTTTCGAAACTGTAGCTTCATGTTCTATTTGTGATTGATTGTTATGAACTTTATTTTGAGGAATTGTATCTGAATGTGATTGGTTATCCAAAATTAAAGTGTCACACTCAACTCTCGCTTTTGAATTTATTGCATTAGGTCCAATATATGCTAGCCCTCTATAGTTAGCAGTACCACCTTGGAACGTAATTGATTTAGAAACAATTTTTGATTTTGTTTCTTTTCCTAAGTGAATCATTTTACTTCCAGCATCTTGATAAACACCTTTTTTAGCAACAGCAATGGAAATAGTATCTCCTTGAGCTCTATCTCCTTTTAGGATACATGATGGATACTTCATATTTACTTTTGAACCAATGTTTCCATCAATTCATTCCATTCTTCCATCTTCTTCAACAATACTTCTTTTTGTAACTAAGTTTAAAACATTATCACTTCAGTTTTGAACGGTAGTATATCTAACACTCGCTCTCTTACCAACATAAATTTCAACAATAGCTGCATGTAAATTATTTTCAGAGTAAATTGGAGCTGTACAACCTTCAATATAATGTAGTTCGGCATCATCTTCAACGATAATTAGTGTTCTTTCAAATTGCCCTGAAGCTTGATAATTGATTCTGAAATATGCTTGTAAAGGTTTTTCTAATTTAACTCCGCTAGGAACATAAATAAAAGTACCTCCAGATCAAACAGCACCGTTTAATGACGCATATTTATTGTCATCATTTTTTACTAATTGACCAAAATGCTTTTTGAATAACTCTGGATATTTTCTTAAGGCGGTGTCACAATCTGTGAAAATTACCCCTTGCTTTGTTAACTCATCGTTCATTCTTTCATAAACAGGACGAGCATCTCATTGTGCATTAATACCTGCTAAAAAGTTTTTTTCAGCTTCAGGAATACCTAATCTATCAAAAGTTCTTTTAATTTCTTCTGGAATTTCATCTCATGTTTTAACAGTTTTACCAGCACCCTCAGTGTAGTAATAATAATCATTGAAATCTATTCAATTTAAGTCTGGACCAAATGATGGTTGAGGCTTTTGATCAAAAATTTTCAAACTTTCTAATCTATAATTCAACATTCATTCAGGCTCTTCTTTATATTTTGAAATCTCTCTAACAACTTCTTCATTCAAACCTTTTTGAACTTTATATGTAGAAACCTCTCCCTCATTAAAACCATATTTGTAGTCAGATATTTGTTTGATTTCTTCTTCTTGTTTTAATTTTTTCATCTTCTACACCTCCTTATTTAATATAGACTTAAATCCATCAGCGCCAAGTAGTGCGCAATTTATTCTATTTCCTTGTTTGTTTATTTCTCAAAAAGCAATTAGTTCATCGAGAATTGATTCATCATATTCATTTCCGGCAATCATATTGTAATAATTGACGAGTTGTTCTTTTGCTTCTTCTACATTTAACTGTTTTAATTTTGAACATAAAATATCTGTTGAGGCAGTTGATATTGCACAAGCATTTCCATCAAATCTCGCTTCAATAATTTTTTCATTTTCGATTAATAGTTGAACATTTATTTCATCACTACAAGTTGGAGAATCTTGAAATTTAATAATCGCTTTATCATTTTCAATTAAACCTTTGTAATCTGGTTCTGTATAATGTTCCATTATAATTTGTCTTAATTGTATTTTGTCATCTTTATCAAACACTATATAAACCTCCTTATATTATTTCGTTAATTCAACTGTCACAATCTTTTAAAGCTTCTATAAATTTATCAATGTCTTCTTTTGTGTTATATATTGAAAAACTTGCCCTTATTGTTGAACTGATTTTAAATAAATCCGTTGCAAGTCTTGCACAATGTTTTCCAACCCTAACTGAAATATTGTATTTTTTATTTAAAAATGCTCCAAAATCTTGTGAATTTACATTTTTTAAATTAAATAAAACTATGGGTTGATCATTTTCAATATTATAAAATTCAAATTTACTTTCTTCTATTTCATTTAATTTACTTCTAAAGTATTTTTTTAATTCCTTTTCATAAGTGATTAAATTTTGCATTTTAAATTCATTAATAATATCCAAACAAACATTAAAAGCATATATAGCAGATAAATTTAAGGTTCCTGCTTCAAACTTATCTGGTATTGGAGCTAACTTGTAGTTTTCTACATTAATACTTGTGTTATTTCCACCACCATAAAATATTGGTTTTAATCATTTTAGTATTTCTTTTTTTGCTCACATTACCC
This genomic interval from Spiroplasma monobiae MQ-1 contains the following:
- the sufB gene encoding Fe-S cluster assembly protein SufB, with the protein product MKKLKQEEEIKQISDYKYGFNEGEVSTYKVQKGLNEEVVREISKYKEEPEWMLNYRLESLKIFDQKPQPSFGPDLNWIDFNDYYYYTEGAGKTVKTWDEIPEEIKRTFDRLGIPEAEKNFLAGINAQWDARPVYERMNDELTKQGVIFTDCDTALRKYPELFKKHFGQLVKNDDNKYASLNGAVWSGGTFIYVPSGVKLEKPLQAYFRINYQASGQFERTLIIVEDDAELHYIEGCTAPIYSENNLHAAIVEIYVGKRASVRYTTVQNWSDNVLNLVTKRSIVEEDGRMEWIDGNIGSKVNMKYPSCILKGDRAQGDTISIAVAKKGVYQDAGSKMIHLGKETKSKIVSKSITFQGGTANYRGLAYIGPNAINSKARVECDTLILDNQSHSDTIPQNKVHNNQSQIEHEATVSKVSEEQLFYLMSRGLDEQEALEIIVMGFLEPFTKELPLEYAVELNQLIKMDMEGSVG
- a CDS encoding iron-sulfur cluster assembly scaffold protein codes for the protein MFDKDDKIQLRQIIMEHYTEPDYKGLIENDKAIIKFQDSPTCSDEINVQLLIENEKIIEARFDGNACAISTASTDILCSKLKQLNVEEAKEQLVNYYNMIAGNEYDESILDELIAFWEINKQGNRINCALLGADGFKSILNKEV